Proteins from one Telopea speciosissima isolate NSW1024214 ecotype Mountain lineage chromosome 1, Tspe_v1, whole genome shotgun sequence genomic window:
- the LOC122672227 gene encoding BAHD acyltransferase DCR-like, with translation MAADNGKKKQEEGGEKEKVVKVTNKSVVLPRKELGGRECPLVTFDLPFLTFYYNQKLLLYKGQGGIDENWEEMVGKMKESLEEILVDFYPLAGKLGKDEEGVIRVDCDADNVGVEVVEAVAAGVGVAELGEDESSPLLQEIVPYTGVLNLEGFRRPVLAVQFTKLRDGLAIGCAFNHTILDGHSTWHFMNSWAEICRGSTAISVPPFHDRTKARDTRVKIDLPSPGKPLRSESDGPAPPQMREKIFQFSGSAIDKIKSNVNSSLSNGSKPFSTFQSLGAHIWRAISRARNLNPEDYTVFTVFADCRKRVDPPMSENYFGNLIQAVFTVTAAGALLANAPGFGASMVQKAIEMHDSKAIECKNKEWEAAPMLFQYKDAGPNCVAVGSSPRFKVYDIDFGWGKPDTVRSGRNNKFDGMVYLYQGKGGGKSIDVEISLEVQAMGNLEKDEEFLMEEQA, from the exons ATGGCAGCTGAtaatgggaagaagaagcaggaggaaggaggagagaaggagaaggtggtGAAGGTGACGAACAAGAGTGTGGTTCTCCCACGCAAGGAATTGGGAGGACGAGAATGTCCTTTGGTGACATTCGATCTTCCCTTTTTGACCTTCTACTACAACCAGAAGTTGTTACTGTACAAGGGTCAGGGTGGAATTGATGAAAATTGGGAGGAGATGGTTGGGAAGATGAAGGAATCTCTCGAGGAAATACTGGTGGATTTCTACCCTTTGGCTGGAAAATTGGGGAAGGACGAGGAAGGTGTGATAAGGGTTGATTGCGACGCCGATAATGTCGGTGTAGAGGTGGTGGAGGCCGTGGCCGCCGGCGTTGGAGTTGCAGAACTTGGTGAAGATGAGTCTTCACCGTTGTTGCAGGAGATCGTTCCCTACACCGGCGTTCTAAACTTGGAGGGCTTCCGTCGACCAGTGTTGGCCGTTCAG TTCACCAAGCTGAGAGACGGGCTAGCAATCGGGTGCGCATTCAACCACACCATCCTGGACGGTCACTCTACGTGGCATTTCATGAACTCTTGGGCTGAGATCTGCCGTGGGTCTACCGCTATCTCGGTCCCACCTTTCCACGACCGTACAAAAGCCAGGGACACCCGCGTGAAGATAGACCTCCCGTCGCCAGGCAAACCCCTCCGCTCCGAATCCGATGGCCCGGCCCCACCTCAGATGAGAGAGAAGATATTCCAATTCTCCGGCTCCGCCATCGACAAGATCAAGTCGAACGTCAACTCATCTCTATCCAACGGCTCCAAACCTTTCTCAACCTTCCAATCTCTTGGGGCCCACATATGGCGAGCCATCAGCCGTGCACGTAACCTCAATCCTGAGGACTACACGGTCTTCACTGTCTTCGCCGATTGTCGCAAGAGGGTCGATCCTCCGATGTCGGAGAATTACTTCGGCAACCTAATCCAAGCGGTGTTCACAGTGACGGCAGCCGGCGCGTTGCTTGCGAACGCGCCAGGTTTTGGCGCGTCAATGGTGCAGAAGGCCATAGAGATGCACGATTCGAAAGCGATCGAGTGTAAGAACAAAGAGTGGGAAGCGGCGCCGATGCTGTTTCAGTATAAGGATGCCGGACCAAATTGCGTGGCGGTGGGAAGCTCGCCGAGGTTTAAGGTTTACGACATTGATTTCGGGTGGGGAAAGCCGGACACGGTGAGGAGCGGAAGGAACAACAAGTTTGATGGGATGGTTTACCTTTACCAGGGGAAGGGTGGGGGAAAGAGTATCGATGTGGAGATCAGTTTGGAGGTTCAGGCCATGGGAAATTTGGAGAAAGACGAGGAGTTTCTTATGGAGGAGCAAGCCTAG
- the LOC122648761 gene encoding ATG8-interacting protein 1 isoform X2, which yields MYWESEFWKMADNNNEGEETSTRGNEWEVVSLTASTYAAAPNQERFESNDDRDHEFVEDEETSRAMFMSDHFVFPPSQHENLPLDADNSEIDNETRDMSLGSNRVPGLDMEEGDRSNKENDENWEIKRLTVPEDLPGIQFFDEKGNRLSVHSTEFEEGAGLQGLNLVDEEQSIYSASKSSSFHGEANISGSTVYDDHKVVAEPSDPSQQSLNSSSDPSRSMGHDKGDEYSGCGPPCEAWWKRRAASFYAHAKEANAFWSIFVAATFMGLVIIGQRWQQERWQVQQLKWQFSINDEKMNRILGPISRLKDVIVGGHRRGSAIRDGAKL from the exons ATGTATTG GGAATCTGAATTTTGGAAAATGGCAGATAATAATAATGAGGGGGAGGAAACTTCTACCCGTGGAAATGAGTGGGAAGTTGTGTCACTCACGGCCTCAACGTACGCTGCTGCTCCTAATCAAGAAAGATTTGAATCAAACGATGATAGGGACCATGAGTTTGTGGAAGATGAGGAAACCTCTCGTGCGATGTTCATGTCTGATCACTTCGTGTTTCCACCTAGCCAGCATGAGAATCTCCCTCTGGATGCAGATAACAGTGAAATTGATAATGAAACCAGAGACATGTCTTTGGGTTCAAACAGGGTGCCTGGATTGGATATGGAGGAAGGGGACAGATCCAACAAGGAAAACGATGAAAATTGGGAGATCAAAAGATTGACAGTGCCAGAGGATTTACCCGGAATACAGTTCTTTGATGAAAAGGGTAATAGGTTGTCTGTTCATAGTACCGAGTTTGAAGAAGGGGCAGGTTTGCAAGGGCTGAATCTGGTGGATGAAGAGCAGAGTATTTACAGTGCTTCTAAATCCAGTTCTTTTCATGGTGAAGCAAATATTAGTGGATCAACTGTATATGATGATCACAAGGTTGTCGCTGAACCCAGTGATCCTTCTCAGCAAAGCTTAAATTCTTCATCAGACCCATCAAGGTCAATGGGTCACGACAAAGGAGATGAGTATAGTGGGTGTGGCCCTCCTtgtgaagcctggtggaagagAAGGGCTGCTTCTTTTTATGCTCATGCAAAGGAGGCAAATGCATTTTGGTCTATCTTTGTTGCTGCAACGTTTATGGGCCTTGTAATTATTGGGCAGCGCTGGCAGCAAGAAAGGTGGCAGGTTCAGCAACTGAAGTGGCAATTCAGCATCAATGACGAG AAGATGAACCGGATACTAGGTCCCATTTCTCGACTTAAAGATGTGATTGTGGGCGGCCATCGCCGAGGTTCTGCTATCAGAGACGGCGCCAAGCTTTAG
- the LOC122648761 gene encoding ATG8-interacting protein 1 isoform X1 yields the protein MADNNNEGEETSTRGNEWEVVSLTASTYAAAPNQERFESNDDRDHEFVEDEETSRAMFMSDHFVFPPSQHENLPLDADNSEIDNETRDMSLGSNRVPGLDMEEGDRSNKENDENWEIKRLTVPEDLPGIQFFDEKGNRLSVHSTEFEEGAGLQGLNLVDEEQSIYSASKSSSFHGEANISGSTVYDDHKVVAEPSDPSQQSLNSSSDPSRSMGHDKGDEYSGCGPPCEAWWKRRAASFYAHAKEANAFWSIFVAATFMGLVIIGQRWQQERWQVQQLKWQFSINDEKMNRILGPISRLKDVIVGGHRRGSAIRDGAKL from the exons ATGGCAGATAATAATAATGAGGGGGAGGAAACTTCTACCCGTGGAAATGAGTGGGAAGTTGTGTCACTCACGGCCTCAACGTACGCTGCTGCTCCTAATCAAGAAAGATTTGAATCAAACGATGATAGGGACCATGAGTTTGTGGAAGATGAGGAAACCTCTCGTGCGATGTTCATGTCTGATCACTTCGTGTTTCCACCTAGCCAGCATGAGAATCTCCCTCTGGATGCAGATAACAGTGAAATTGATAATGAAACCAGAGACATGTCTTTGGGTTCAAACAGGGTGCCTGGATTGGATATGGAGGAAGGGGACAGATCCAACAAGGAAAACGATGAAAATTGGGAGATCAAAAGATTGACAGTGCCAGAGGATTTACCCGGAATACAGTTCTTTGATGAAAAGGGTAATAGGTTGTCTGTTCATAGTACCGAGTTTGAAGAAGGGGCAGGTTTGCAAGGGCTGAATCTGGTGGATGAAGAGCAGAGTATTTACAGTGCTTCTAAATCCAGTTCTTTTCATGGTGAAGCAAATATTAGTGGATCAACTGTATATGATGATCACAAGGTTGTCGCTGAACCCAGTGATCCTTCTCAGCAAAGCTTAAATTCTTCATCAGACCCATCAAGGTCAATGGGTCACGACAAAGGAGATGAGTATAGTGGGTGTGGCCCTCCTtgtgaagcctggtggaagagAAGGGCTGCTTCTTTTTATGCTCATGCAAAGGAGGCAAATGCATTTTGGTCTATCTTTGTTGCTGCAACGTTTATGGGCCTTGTAATTATTGGGCAGCGCTGGCAGCAAGAAAGGTGGCAGGTTCAGCAACTGAAGTGGCAATTCAGCATCAATGACGAG AAGATGAACCGGATACTAGGTCCCATTTCTCGACTTAAAGATGTGATTGTGGGCGGCCATCGCCGAGGTTCTGCTATCAGAGACGGCGCCAAGCTTTAG
- the LOC122655704 gene encoding uncharacterized protein LOC122655704, giving the protein MRVDPCCKRCGIDVESTDHLLQGCAFAKVVQFGSNLLFIAPSTEELRLACLLQNWDQMNFPNKKRRSEALTLLSFIIWQLWLARNELVFKNICWTPEETIHRAYKAFEEFSAAFIETLGRNSTTPHLNHPWKPPPQGVFKLNCDASLPASSTISGLGAILRDFSASPMCALSTSEQFRDIFLGEVLAVRAGLLAAIEVGVLHLMIEVDNSSLASLLMDNTIPTPSSADNVIKDIRHLMNSLSVISITWIPR; this is encoded by the coding sequence ATGCGCGTGGACCCGTGTTGCAAGAGATGCGGCATTGATGTAGAGTCAACAGATCACCTCCTTCAAGGGTGCGCCTTCGCCAAGGTCGTCCAGTTTGGCAGCAACTTATTGTTCATCGCCCCTTCCACAGAAGAACTAAGGCTCGCTTGTCTCCTCCAGAACTGGGACCAGATGAACTTTCCAAACAAGAAAAGACGAAGCGAGGCGTTGACTCTTCTATCCTTCATCATCTGGCAATTATGGCTCGCGAGAAATGAGCTTGTTTTCAAGAATATTTGCTGGACGCCAGAAGAGACTATCCACAGGGCTTATAAAGCTTTTGAGGAGTTTTCAGCTGCTTTTATAGAGACACTAGGTCGGAACTCCACTACTCCCCATCTTAACCATCCTTGGAAGCCCCCACCTCAAGGTGTTTTTAAGCTCAACTGCGACGCCTCTCTCCCAGCCAGCTCTACCATCAGTGGCCTTGGAGCTATCCTTAGAGATTTCAGTGCCTCACCTATGTGTGCTCTCTCTACTTCAGAGCAGTTCAGAGATATTTTCTTAGGGGAAGTATTGGCGGTGCGTGCGGGTCTTCTCGCAGCTATCGAAGTAGGTGTTTTGCATCTGATGATTGAAGTGGATAACTCTAGTCTTGCGTCCCTGCTTATGGACAACACCATCCCTACCCCAAGCTCTGCTGATAATGTAATCAAGGATATTAGACACTTGATGAACAGTTTGTCTGTAATATCTATTACTTGGATTCCTAGATAA